The genomic stretch AATCAAGCAGTTCGCTGAAGGTACCTTCGTCGAGCAGCTTCTTCGCGCGGCTGCGCGCATTGAGTTCAATGAAGCTTTCACGCGCGAGCAGTTCCTGTGCATCCATGTTCTTCACGCTCCACCGGTTTGAGTCAGTGCTTCGAACACCTGCCCGACACGCATGCGCACGACGCCTGGCGTCGCGCCGAAATCGTTGATTTCGAGCTTTGCGGCAGGCAACGAGCCGTCACTAAAGATGCGCTCGAGCACGGCTTCCCAGACGCGGCTCATGCCATCCACCGAAGTGGTGATGTTCACGACAGTGCGGTTCCCGTCATTCGTTTCGAGCAGTACTTCGAGGTCCCCGGACGCGACGACCCCTGCAAGTGCGCGGCCTCGGGCGGGGGAGCCCGCAGGGAAATCAAGGACGATGGTTTCCATTTGCTTTCCTATGCCTTCGTCGTGTGAGGGGCTTCGTTTTGAAGCCTGTCGAGAAAGAGTGCGGCGGCGAGCAGATCGGCCGCACCGCCGGGTGACACATGAAGTTCGACGAGCCGCCGGTCCAGTGCCTTCAGCTGACGGCGGCCCGCAAGCACGGCGGCTCCTCCGTGCTCCAGTACGCGTCGTGCTCCGCCTTGCGTCTCGGCGAGGGCGCTGCGTCCGCCTCGTGCGAGCACACAGGTGTCGTCGAGACTCGCCATAACGGCGAGCAGTGCGTTCAGCCGGGCTGCCGTTTCACTGTCGCCTCGGAGGCGCGAACTGGCGAGTTCCGGCAGGGCAACCTCAACCACGTGCGGAAAGCCTGACTGCGCCTGACCACGTGCGCCGCCGACGTCATAGTCGAAACACGCCTGCTCGCCCTTGTGACCGGTCGCCGTGGGCGCGTGGCGGTCGGGCAGACGCGCGATCGATCCGGCGCGCGAGGCAACGCCATGGGGCGTGAGATCCGTGGGCTCGCGCGCCGCTGCGGTCACGAGCAGCCCGAGCGCCCAGATCGCGCCGCGATGGGTATTGACGCCACCCGTCGCGTGCAGCATCCGGATTTCGCCGACGCGTCCGATCGCACCGATGCGCTCGCGAAGCGCCAGCATCGGCCGGGTTTCGATGGCTGCGCGCGCCAGGTCCACAAAGGTCGGCTCCAACGCATGGGCCGACGTGCACATCAGGTTCCAGTCGAGGTCGTCGTGCGCGCCGCGGCTGCGAATATCGACGAGACCGGGCTTCGGCGCGAGCGTAACTTCCTCGATGAGTGCCGCGACCACGTGCCCACCCAGGCGTTCGGCGAGCGGGTCCAGGCCGGCGGTTTGCAGCTGCGGAAGGGGGCTCGGAGCCGAAGCCGTTGCAAGACTGTCGCGCATCACCAGCTCCTGAAGCGAGCGGGTGGGGCGTACAGCCCATCGGACCAGTCGACGAGATCCGCCATGCTCTTTGCGGCCAGCAGCGAGCGATTGGCTTCGTTGCGGTGAATGCCGAGATCCTCGGGCAGTGCGACAAAACCATCGCGACGCAGCGCCGCGAGCCTGTCTGCGCTGCTCGTCAGGCCAACCGGCGTGACACCGGCGACGGCGGCGATCATCTCCTTGCGGTGTTCAATGGAACGGGCCTTGTAGAGGTGGGCGATGCCTTCTTCCGTCAGCACATGGGTGACGTCGTCGCCATAGATCATGACCGGCGCGAGTGGCATGCCGGCTTCGCGACCCACTTCGACCGCGTCGATTGATTCGACGATGGTCGGCTGCCCACCCGCCTGGAACGTCTCGACCATCTGGACGACCAGCTTGCGGCCACGTTCGAGCGGGCTGTCGGTTTGCAGCAGATCGAGCCAGGCGGGCGACGCGTGGCGGCGGCCGTGCGGATCGTGTCCCATGTTCGGTGCGCCGCCGAAGCCGGTCAGCCGACCGTGCGTCACCGTCGAAGAGTTGCCGAGACCATCCATCTGCAGGGTTGAGCCGATGAACATGTCGACTGCGTATTGCCCCGCGAGCTGGCACAGCGCGCGATTGGAACGCATCGACCCGTCCCGGCCCGTGAAGAAGATGTCCGGGCGTTCCGCGACATAGGCTTCCATGCCCAGTTCGCCGCCGAAGCAGTGCACGCTCTCGACCCAGCCGGTTTCGATTGCCGGAATCAAGGTCGGGTGTGGGTTCAAGGTCCAGTGTTTGCAGATCTTGCCCTTGAGGCCGAGCTTTTCGCCGTAGGTCGGAAGGATCAGTTCGATTGCCGCTGTGTTGAAACCGATGCCGTGATTGAGTGACTGCACCTGATGCCGCTCGTAGATGCCGCGAATCGCCATCATTGCCATCAGCACTTGGATCGGCGTGATGAGACGCGGATCGCGTGTGAAAAGCGGTTCGATGAAAAACGGCTTGTCGGACTGAACCACGAAGTCGATCCACGAACCGGGGATATCCACACGCGGCAGGTCCTTCGGATCGTCGACGATTTCATTGACCTGCGCGATCACGATGCCGTCACGAAACGCAGCGGCTTCGACGAGCGCGGGCGTATCTTCGGTGCTCGGGCCGGTGTAGAGATTGCCTTGTCGGTCGGCCTTGTAGCCGGCCACGAGTACGACGTTGGGCGTCAGATCAACATAGAGCCGCGCGTACAGTTCGATGTAGGTATGGATCGCGCCGATTTCGAGAATGCCGTCTTGAAGGAACTGCGAGATGCGCAGGCTTTGCGTGCCGGCATAGGCGAAGTCGAGCTTTCTGGCAATGCCGCGCTCGAAGAGATCCAGATGTTCGGCGCGGCTCACGCTCGGGATGATCAGGTGCAGGCCGTTGACGATGCCCGGATCGACCCTGGCGAGCGAGCGTGACAGGAAATCAGCCTGTTTCTGGTTGTTGCCCTCGACGACAATCCGGTCGCCCGGCGCGATCAGGTTTTGAAGGACGTCGACGATGCGCTCGGTGGGCAATACCACGCCATCCGCAATCGATGCGACGCGCGCGAGGCGGCGATGTTTTTCCGCGCGCCGCGTGGCCCAATGGGACGGACTTTGACTGGACATGTGTGCTCTCGCTCTGGACATGAGATGAGTCTATGGAGCGAGGGGTATCGGTTCAATCACGTTCGGGGCAAGTCCGTTATCCCAAGGGTAATGATCTTGCGGGCGGAGCGCTAAAACCGTGAAAGGACTGGACGCGAGGGCTTGACCTCGTCACTTAGGGGTTTTCCCGTTCAACGTGAAAGCGCATCGTTCAGCGTATTCAGGCTGGGCATCGAATGCCCGGCACCACGCAGCGTCTCGACGAAGCGTTCGTCACGCTACGCGGCGAACTCGGCAGACAAGATCCTGATCGCGGTTCAGTCAATCTTCAGCCACGTCGATCGAGATCACAGTGCCTGTGTGCCGAGCACTTTCGATGTGCAGCTTCGCGTCGATCAACCTGGCACGTTCGACCATCCCTTGCAGGCCATACGAATATCCAGCACTGGCCTCAACCGTATCGAAGCCCCGGCCGTCATCACTGATCCTCAGTTCAACACCACTTTTGGTTCTGGATATCGTAATTTTCACCCGCGACGCGCCAGCATGGCGGGCGACGTTGGTCAACGACTCCTGCGCGATACGAAAAATTGCCGTCGCACGCGCGTCCGAAAACCGCGGTTCTGCACCCCGAACGTGGAGGTGACAGGGAATCCGGGTGTGACGCCTGAAATCATCGACGAGCCATTCGAGCGCTGACGCGAGACCAAAATTCAGCGCGACCGGCCTCAGATGGCTGGCAACGTTACGCACGATCTGGATGGTCTTGTCAACCAGCGCCCGCATCTCGTCGACCTTGTGCATCGCAGCCGAATCATTGGCAAGCTGCATCTCGAGCAAGGATACGTTCATTTTCAATGCTGTCAGCATTTGACCGAGTTCATCGTGAACTTCCATCGCGATGTGCTTTCTTTCCGCCTCGCGCACCGCCTCCATATGCGCGGACAACTGGCGCAACTGTTCGCGCGACTCCAGCAGTTCGAGTTCGGTGTGTTTGCGCTCGTCGGCCTTCAGTTCGAACTGGTTTCGATGGCCTCGCAGCTTGGCCACTACATGCTTGCGGACAGTCACATCGGTCAGCAAGCCTACGCGATCGTCGGGCGCGAGGCGGTGATGTTTTTGCTCGCTACGGGTGGCCCAGCGAGACTGAGACGGACTTTGGCTGGACATGTTTGCTCACCCTCAGGACATGGGGCGAGTCTATGGAGCGAAGGGTATCGGTTCAATCACGTTCGAGGGGGATTCGTTATCTCAAGGGTAATGTTCTTTTGATCTGATCTCTAACAGGCTGTTGAACTTGGGTCCCGTGTAAACGGGGTTTGAGCGACAGTCGTTATGGATATCGTGTTCATGATCTTTGGCAGTAGATGCGATGCGCGGAATGGATGAGATGCAGGGACCCCTGTTTACAACAGTCAAGCTGGAGGATTTCGTCCCGGCGGATCACCCGCTGCGGCCGATCCGGCTGCTGGTGAATGACGCGCTGAAACGGCTCAACGGACTGTTCAGCGTGATCTATGCTGACACCGGCCGGCCCTCGATTGCACCCGAGAAACTGCTGCGTGCGCTGCTGTTGCAGTGTTTTACTCGTTGCGCAGCGAGCGCATGCCGATGGAGCAGATACGCTACAACCTGCTGTTCCGCTGTCTAAAGCGACAGCTGATTTTTTGCGTCAACTTATGCTTCATTCGTCAAGGGCGCACACACCTGAACCCCGCATAAACATACTGATAGTGCGGCTGAAACCAGTTCCGGAATGCCGGCCGCAGCATGCATCGCGCAGTGCGCGCCGAGCCGCCTTTGAGCACGTAATGCTGCCCGTCGAAGAAATTGGCGGAATAGCCGGGATAAAACGGAAACGCTTCGAAGCCCGGCAGCGCGTCGAATATCGTCGAGGTCCACTCCCAGCCATTGCCGAACTGTCCCTCGACGCCGAACGCGCTGACGTTATCCGGATACGCGTCGACCGGCTGCGGGTCCCAGCTTCGGAAATCGAAATTGCCCGACGCGGCGTGCGGCGCGCCGCACGCCGCGCGTTGCCATTGCGCCTCCGTGGGGAGTGTCTTGCCGGCCCAGCGTGCATAGGCGCTGGCTTCGGCGTGGCTGACGTACACGGGCCAATCGAGCGGCAGGGGCACCTCGTCGAACATCGTGCGTAATGTCCATGCGCCGTCCTTGCCGCGCTCGCGGTCTTCACTGCGCTGCGACCAGGAGGCGGGGTGTTCGATCTGCTCGGCTTCCTTCCACGCCCAATCCTTGTCCGACCACCACTTCGGCTCACGATAGCCTCCCGCCTCGATGAACTGGCGAAACGCGCCGTTCGTCACCATGTGGCGATCGATCTCGAAGGCGGGCATATCGACGCGCAATTCACCGAACTCGTTGTCCCAACCGAAGCGGCCACTTTCGCGCGCCATGCCGAGCACCGTCGATCCTGCCGGTACGCGGACCATCGACGCGTTGATCGCGCCGCGCTCAACGCGCGTTGTCACCGGTTCGCGCAAGTCGGCGATCTTTTGCGCGAGCGGCAACTGATGCAGCATGTACGCGAGCGTTTCGGCATGCATCAGCCGATGCTCGATCGCAACGTTCAGCAACTGCTCGGCCGCACCGCCTTGCGTACTATCGTGGCCGATACGAGCCGAGTCGCTCAGCGCACCGAGCGCACGGTCGATCTGCTCACGGGCGCGAACCCCATAGCCGCGCACGACGTCGAGCGACGGCCAGTCGCCTGGTTGATCGGTGGGAAAGCCGCCGTCGACGGGATCGATACCGAATGCGAAGAGCTGGTCGAGGTGAGGATCGAACGCCGGCAGGTCGCACAGACGCTGATCCAGCAGGTTGCGGTCGAAGGCTTCCAGATGGCCGATGTAAAACACGATCCGGTGACGCTCGCGGATCGGCCGGTCATACAGAAACTCGGGTTTGACGATGGAGAACAGTGCGTCGGTGACGTGACGCGCGTCGATCAGACGCTGGACGAGCGGGTGATGCGGGGCGGGGTCGCGATTCATTTCGCCAAGCCTCCTTGCGGGGGGACGGACTAAAGACTGTACCCGCTCGCAGGAGCCATGCCAAGGCGAAAGCGCACCGAAAAGATGTAGACGGGGACGTGGCGGCGCGGGCCAGGTCCTTCGCGCCAGGCTTAAACCTGCCGCAAGCCTTCGAGATCGACGATCCGGATGTGCTTGCCTTGCGTGTCGATCAGTCCGCGCTTTTGAAATCTTGACAGGGTGCGGCTGACGGTTTCGAGCGTCATGCCGAGGTAGCTGCCCATGTCCTCGCGCGTCATACGCAGGTTGAATTCCGCCGACGAATAGCCGCGTTGCACGTTGCGCTCCGACACGTCGAGCAGGAATGCCGCGACGCGTTCGTCCGCCGACAACGAGCCGAGCACCATCATTTGCGCGGCTTCGCGGACGATCTGTTCGCCCAGCAGTTTGTGCAGCCGTTCCTGCATCGAACTGATTTCGCGGCACAACGTTTTGAGCGCCGTGTAGGGGACGATACAAACGGTGCTGTCTTCGAGCGCCAGGGCGCTGCATGCGTGCGCGTCTTCGCTGATGCCGTCGAGGCCGAGCGCTTCGCCGGCGAGGCGCAGGCCGATAACCTGTTCCCGGCCGTCACGGTGCGCCATGACGGTTTTCATCGAACCGGAACGCACGGCGTAAAGATTGTCGAACGGGTCGCCGATCCGATACAACGCTTCGCCGCGCTGCACGGAACGCGCTGTGCAAATCAACGCTTCGAGTTTCGGCAGTTCGTCTGGAGACAAGCCTTGCGGCATGCAGAGCTGCCGCATCGAACAGCCCGAACAACGCGCGGCGCTGCGCCCGCTCGCTCGCAGCGGCGCAGCACGACGGCGGCCGCGCGCGGATGGAGTAACAGCGGAATCGACGGTAACAGCGGTAGGAGTAAGCATGTTCAGCAGCCATTTGTCGGGGTAATGACTGATTGTCCCACCGCGTACGGCCCGCGTTTCGCGGCAAAATGACGCGTTCGCGCAGCGAGGCTGCTTGCGCGATGTCACGCTCGCCCTTCCGCTTGCGGTTATGTACTGCTATGCGTCCGGTTGAGCGCCGGCTTCGCTGCTCTTGCCGGCAGCGGAGGGGATCAGCAGCACCGGCAAGCTGGCCTGGCGCACGCAGCGCTCGGCGACGCTGCCGAGAATCAGGCGCTGAAAACCGCGCCGGCCGTGCGTGCCCATCACCAGCAGGTCGGCGTTGAAAGCCGCGGCGGCTTTCAGCACCACGGTGGACACGTCGTCGAGCGACGATGCTTCACCCACCGCGAGCTCGCCTTTTACGCCTTGATCGCGCATGGCCTGCGCGAATTCCGCGCCGAGTTCCTTGCCTTGCTCGACCAGCCGGTTGCGAAGAATCGAAGGGTCATAGCCGGGCGCTTCGAAATACATCGGCGTATTTTCGACGACGTAGAACGGTTGCAGAACAGCGCCCGTGGATTTGGCGAGCGCCAGCGCTGCTTCGAACGCGCGGCGCGAGGTATGGCTGCCGTCGACCGCTACGAGGATGCGTGTGTACATATCAACTCCGCGTCTGAAGGATTCGGGTGCCGCGGCCATTGCGCACGACCGCGTCCATTGACGATCTATTACCCATGCGAGCTTAAATGATTGCTGAAAAAGGTGCATCCTGGGCAGGATGTCAATCAAACACTTGTCAAATTGTGTTGCTTCGATTGATTGCTCGACAAGTACCGCGCAGCAAGCGTTTCCGGCCCTGCGCATCAGTCTGAAACGCTTGCGCGAAATCAAGATAGCTCTGGGTTTGCCTTACAATCAAAGCCTATTCAGACAAGCTGGCTCAGCACCGCTGATGAACGAGCGCAAAACGACAGCCTTGCCCGACAAGATCTACGGCGACATCCTCAATCGGATTCTCGA from Paraburkholderia sp. IMGN_8 encodes the following:
- a CDS encoding malonate decarboxylase subunit delta, with product METIVLDFPAGSPARGRALAGVVASGDLEVLLETNDGNRTVVNITTSVDGMSRVWEAVLERIFSDGSLPAAKLEINDFGATPGVVRMRVGQVFEALTQTGGA
- a CDS encoding triphosphoribosyl-dephospho-CoA synthase — its product is MRDSLATASAPSPLPQLQTAGLDPLAERLGGHVVAALIEEVTLAPKPGLVDIRSRGAHDDLDWNLMCTSAHALEPTFVDLARAAIETRPMLALRERIGAIGRVGEIRMLHATGGVNTHRGAIWALGLLVTAAAREPTDLTPHGVASRAGSIARLPDRHAPTATGHKGEQACFDYDVGGARGQAQSGFPHVVEVALPELASSRLRGDSETAARLNALLAVMASLDDTCVLARGGRSALAETQGGARRVLEHGGAAVLAGRRQLKALDRRLVELHVSPGGAADLLAAALFLDRLQNEAPHTTKA
- the mdcA gene encoding malonate decarboxylase subunit alpha; the encoded protein is MSSQSPSHWATRRAEKHRRLARVASIADGVVLPTERIVDVLQNLIAPGDRIVVEGNNQKQADFLSRSLARVDPGIVNGLHLIIPSVSRAEHLDLFERGIARKLDFAYAGTQSLRISQFLQDGILEIGAIHTYIELYARLYVDLTPNVVLVAGYKADRQGNLYTGPSTEDTPALVEAAAFRDGIVIAQVNEIVDDPKDLPRVDIPGSWIDFVVQSDKPFFIEPLFTRDPRLITPIQVLMAMMAIRGIYERHQVQSLNHGIGFNTAAIELILPTYGEKLGLKGKICKHWTLNPHPTLIPAIETGWVESVHCFGGELGMEAYVAERPDIFFTGRDGSMRSNRALCQLAGQYAVDMFIGSTLQMDGLGNSSTVTHGRLTGFGGAPNMGHDPHGRRHASPAWLDLLQTDSPLERGRKLVVQMVETFQAGGQPTIVESIDAVEVGREAGMPLAPVMIYGDDVTHVLTEEGIAHLYKARSIEHRKEMIAAVAGVTPVGLTSSADRLAALRRDGFVALPEDLGIHRNEANRSLLAAKSMADLVDWSDGLYAPPARFRSW
- a CDS encoding sensor histidine kinase, whose product is MLTDVTVRKHVVAKLRGHRNQFELKADERKHTELELLESREQLRQLSAHMEAVREAERKHIAMEVHDELGQMLTALKMNVSLLEMQLANDSAAMHKVDEMRALVDKTIQIVRNVASHLRPVALNFGLASALEWLVDDFRRHTRIPCHLHVRGAEPRFSDARATAIFRIAQESLTNVARHAGASRVKITISRTKSGVELRISDDGRGFDTVEASAGYSYGLQGMVERARLIDAKLHIESARHTGTVISIDVAED
- a CDS encoding SUMF1/EgtB/PvdO family nonheme iron enzyme, which codes for MNRDPAPHHPLVQRLIDARHVTDALFSIVKPEFLYDRPIRERHRIVFYIGHLEAFDRNLLDQRLCDLPAFDPHLDQLFAFGIDPVDGGFPTDQPGDWPSLDVVRGYGVRAREQIDRALGALSDSARIGHDSTQGGAAEQLLNVAIEHRLMHAETLAYMLHQLPLAQKIADLREPVTTRVERGAINASMVRVPAGSTVLGMARESGRFGWDNEFGELRVDMPAFEIDRHMVTNGAFRQFIEAGGYREPKWWSDKDWAWKEAEQIEHPASWSQRSEDRERGKDGAWTLRTMFDEVPLPLDWPVYVSHAEASAYARWAGKTLPTEAQWQRAACGAPHAASGNFDFRSWDPQPVDAYPDNVSAFGVEGQFGNGWEWTSTIFDALPGFEAFPFYPGYSANFFDGQHYVLKGGSARTARCMLRPAFRNWFQPHYQYVYAGFRCVRP
- a CDS encoding helix-turn-helix domain-containing protein, which gives rise to MRQLCMPQGLSPDELPKLEALICTARSVQRGEALYRIGDPFDNLYAVRSGSMKTVMAHRDGREQVIGLRLAGEALGLDGISEDAHACSALALEDSTVCIVPYTALKTLCREISSMQERLHKLLGEQIVREAAQMMVLGSLSADERVAAFLLDVSERNVQRGYSSAEFNLRMTREDMGSYLGMTLETVSRTLSRFQKRGLIDTQGKHIRIVDLEGLRQV
- a CDS encoding universal stress protein gives rise to the protein MYTRILVAVDGSHTSRRAFEAALALAKSTGAVLQPFYVVENTPMYFEAPGYDPSILRNRLVEQGKELGAEFAQAMRDQGVKGELAVGEASSLDDVSTVVLKAAAAFNADLLVMGTHGRRGFQRLILGSVAERCVRQASLPVLLIPSAAGKSSEAGAQPDA